Proteins encoded together in one Halalkaliarchaeum sp. AArc-CO window:
- a CDS encoding inorganic phosphate transporter translates to MVDAGTIALVVVALGASFFAAWTIGAGSTGATPFAPAVGANAITTMRAAFVVGLLSFAGAVLQGAAVTETVGRGLVTDVTLSPLAATVALTIAAVYIAAGVFKGYPIATAFAITGSVVGVGLAMGGGPAWDRYAEIGLYWLLTPFFVAPASYVTTKLLRSERTSELYVLAALAGVVGVVVANMEFLLLGPPGEPASIASSVAPGIPGGPLAGTAAVTVAIAGVLALVVGRAVAYDRVAAQRWFLLVLGALVAFTAGGGKVGLAVGPLLPLLDGLLAGDVITPTLVFGGIGMLLGAWMVSARMIKALSQDYSSLGPRRSVGVLIPSFVIAQIGIFYGIPMSFNEIFISAILGTGYAVGSEAVSHKKMAYTALAWVGSLVFSLFVGYGVYWGISSLLGIA, encoded by the coding sequence ATGGTAGACGCAGGAACAATTGCGCTGGTTGTCGTCGCTCTCGGCGCGAGTTTTTTTGCGGCGTGGACGATCGGGGCGGGGTCGACCGGAGCGACGCCGTTCGCCCCGGCGGTCGGGGCCAACGCGATCACGACGATGCGCGCCGCATTCGTCGTCGGCCTGTTGTCGTTTGCCGGCGCCGTGTTACAGGGGGCAGCCGTCACCGAGACCGTCGGACGGGGGCTCGTCACTGACGTCACCCTGTCCCCGCTGGCTGCGACGGTGGCGCTCACGATCGCCGCCGTCTACATCGCGGCGGGCGTGTTCAAGGGGTATCCTATCGCGACGGCGTTTGCTATCACCGGCAGCGTCGTCGGTGTTGGGCTTGCAATGGGTGGAGGGCCGGCGTGGGATCGGTACGCCGAAATCGGTCTCTACTGGCTTTTGACCCCGTTCTTCGTCGCGCCGGCCTCCTACGTGACGACGAAACTGTTGCGCAGCGAGCGAACCTCGGAACTGTACGTCCTCGCCGCGCTCGCGGGCGTCGTCGGCGTCGTGGTGGCCAACATGGAGTTCCTTTTGCTCGGTCCACCCGGGGAGCCGGCCTCGATTGCGAGTAGCGTCGCTCCCGGAATCCCGGGCGGACCGCTCGCCGGTACGGCGGCTGTCACCGTCGCGATCGCCGGGGTTCTCGCGCTCGTCGTCGGACGTGCCGTCGCATACGATCGGGTTGCCGCCCAGCGGTGGTTCCTACTCGTACTCGGGGCACTGGTGGCGTTCACGGCCGGCGGCGGCAAGGTCGGCCTGGCGGTCGGACCGCTTTTGCCGCTCCTCGATGGACTCCTCGCGGGCGACGTTATCACGCCAACGCTCGTCTTCGGAGGAATCGGGATGCTTCTGGGCGCGTGGATGGTGTCCGCACGGATGATAAAGGCACTCTCGCAGGACTACTCCTCGCTGGGACCGCGACGATCCGTCGGCGTATTGATCCCGTCGTTCGTCATCGCACAGATCGGCATCTTCTACGGCATCCCGATGTCGTTCAACGAGATCTTTATCAGTGCGATCCTGGGAACCGGCTACGCGGTGGGAAGCGAGGCTGTAAGCCACAAGAAGATGGCGTACACCGCCCTCGCGTGGGTCGGCTCGCTCGTGTTCTCGCTTTTTGTCGGCTACGGCGTCTACTGGGGGATCAGCTCCCTCCTGGGAATCGCTTGA
- the tsaA gene encoding tRNA (N6-threonylcarbamoyladenosine(37)-N6)-methyltransferase TrmO, whose translation MEEENATNGIEYDPIGVINTPYDSLEGMPIQPTGSRGTRGTVAVDEAYADGLSDLEGFSHCYLLYHFHGSEGDAMTTVEPFLDSTERGLFSTRAPRRPNAIGLSVVRIDGVDGSTLTVRDVDVLDGTPLLDIKPFVPAFDVPAEAEAGWIDEAEEDPERRRADDRFL comes from the coding sequence ATGGAGGAAGAAAACGCGACGAACGGTATCGAGTACGACCCGATCGGCGTCATCAACACGCCGTACGACTCGCTCGAAGGAATGCCGATCCAGCCCACTGGGTCCCGAGGAACACGCGGCACCGTGGCCGTCGACGAAGCGTACGCCGACGGGCTGTCCGACCTCGAGGGCTTCTCTCACTGTTATCTCCTGTATCACTTTCACGGTTCGGAGGGGGACGCCATGACGACCGTCGAACCGTTTCTCGATTCCACGGAACGCGGGCTGTTTTCCACTCGAGCACCGCGGCGGCCGAACGCGATCGGACTGTCTGTAGTCCGGATCGATGGCGTCGACGGATCCACCCTAACGGTACGGGATGTCGACGTGCTCGACGGCACGCCCCTGTTGGACATCAAACCGTTCGTTCCCGCGTTCGATGTCCCCGCCGAAGCGGAGGCAGGGTGGATCGACGAAGCCGAGGAGGACCCGGAACGCCGGCGAGCTGACGACCGATTTCTGTAG
- a CDS encoding ABC transporter substrate-binding protein, with translation MRQHNTVRRRKILRMTGASAASAGILSIAGCVGEEDDAPDDPDDPGDPDDPGDPDDPVEELDEITITLSQFPDTIDPLDHITGDYFDVYDHIYEPLFDFEPGEGIFPRVADEWEIQGDGTTHVYLRDDVVFHNGDPLTAEDVAWTINRTVDPEKGVPSPIGTFGLGSIEGAEAVDDTTLAINYGAAPGLAEFEFGNYARAINKDWAIDQHEAEDDAISGADAEDFNGTGPYEVVEFESGVEVVVERFDDYWGPEPPFERITFNADGESSGRAAAIETGEADVTINILPEDVSTINEAPDADVRNVTSFRTVFCPMKNTVPPFDSQEFRQAMNYAVDNEEIVSTILSGFGEPRGQPVSPGINGYNPDIEPYEQDIGMAESLVEESGYGDVEIELYAPQGRYLNDAEIGETVADQIDRLDNVSCEANIVEFGVVSDANQAGVEPDEYEDTWEIPFYMIGWGVITGDTDYGVQGFFTIPDNPNRTFHDEELSDAILESQQIDDPDERREQLQYVNELAHEKAPFVYLHTQESIYGVNERIQWDPREDETIYTWEMDT, from the coding sequence ATGCGGCAGCATAACACGGTACGACGACGGAAAATACTTCGAATGACCGGTGCCTCCGCAGCATCCGCGGGGATTCTATCCATCGCTGGCTGTGTGGGAGAGGAAGACGACGCGCCGGACGATCCGGACGATCCGGGCGACCCCGACGATCCGGGCGACCCCGACGACCCCGTCGAAGAACTCGACGAGATCACGATCACGCTCTCGCAGTTCCCCGATACAATCGACCCCCTCGACCACATTACCGGTGACTACTTCGACGTATACGACCACATTTACGAGCCGCTGTTCGACTTCGAGCCGGGCGAAGGGATCTTCCCCCGCGTCGCCGATGAGTGGGAGATACAGGGCGACGGCACCACGCACGTGTATCTCCGTGACGACGTGGTGTTCCACAACGGCGATCCGCTGACGGCCGAGGACGTGGCCTGGACGATAAACCGGACTGTCGACCCCGAGAAGGGGGTTCCCAGCCCGATCGGCACCTTCGGACTCGGATCGATCGAAGGCGCCGAAGCAGTCGACGACACCACGCTGGCGATCAATTACGGAGCCGCCCCGGGGCTCGCGGAGTTCGAGTTCGGTAATTACGCGCGGGCGATCAACAAAGACTGGGCGATCGACCAGCACGAGGCCGAGGACGACGCTATCTCGGGGGCGGACGCCGAGGACTTCAACGGGACCGGTCCCTACGAAGTCGTCGAGTTCGAATCTGGGGTCGAGGTCGTCGTCGAGCGGTTCGACGACTACTGGGGCCCGGAGCCGCCGTTCGAGCGGATTACGTTCAACGCCGACGGCGAATCGAGCGGTCGTGCCGCGGCGATCGAGACCGGCGAGGCCGACGTCACGATAAACATCCTCCCGGAGGACGTCTCCACGATCAACGAGGCACCCGACGCCGACGTGAGAAACGTGACGAGCTTCCGGACCGTTTTCTGTCCGATGAAGAACACGGTCCCGCCGTTCGACAGTCAGGAGTTCCGGCAGGCGATGAACTACGCGGTCGACAACGAAGAGATCGTCAGTACGATCCTCTCCGGGTTCGGCGAACCGCGAGGACAGCCGGTGTCGCCGGGAATCAACGGCTACAACCCGGACATCGAACCGTACGAGCAGGACATCGGGATGGCCGAGAGCCTCGTCGAGGAGAGCGGATACGGCGACGTCGAGATCGAACTGTACGCGCCGCAGGGCCGGTATCTCAACGACGCCGAAATCGGGGAGACGGTTGCAGACCAGATCGACCGACTCGACAACGTCAGCTGCGAAGCGAACATCGTCGAGTTCGGCGTCGTCTCGGACGCGAACCAGGCCGGCGTCGAGCCCGACGAGTACGAGGACACCTGGGAGATCCCCTTCTACATGATCGGGTGGGGAGTCATCACCGGCGACACCGACTACGGCGTTCAGGGCTTCTTTACGATCCCGGACAACCCGAACCGGACGTTCCACGACGAGGAACTTAGCGACGCGATCCTGGAGAGCCAGCAGATCGACGACCCCGACGAGCGGCGTGAGCAGCTCCAGTACGTCAACGAACTGGCCCACGAGAAGGCGCCGTTCGTCTACCTCCACACCCAGGAAAGCATCTACGGCGTCAACGAGCGGATCCAGTGGGACCCCCGCGAGGACGAAACCATCTACACCTGGGAGATGGACACGTAA
- a CDS encoding ABC transporter permease, with translation MISRRVRSNLRQTFTESILPKIGLFLLVSIVLMAAFAPILATHDPTETGYFDEQGAEYPPLGHSYDTQIAQEGEITDVTVESTREHVFGTNNVGQDVYSRFVYGARVSMLVGITATIMALFIGVPIGLVAGYYGGRVDDALMRVADIMLAFPALVLALALIGVFGESPIHVPDPIVMAGLAEGMPETIPIPGTVTIVSALVIWVWFARVARGEALSLRNQEYVKAARSFGTSHREILRRHILPNSLTPIIVLATIQVAVIVLLEASLAYLGFSGTTLSWGYEIERGQDVLRTRPWVSIFPGVGIMLAIISVNLLGDWFRDALDPNIEGSERGA, from the coding sequence ATGATTTCGCGAAGAGTCAGATCCAACCTCCGACAGACGTTCACCGAGAGCATTCTCCCGAAGATCGGGCTGTTCTTGCTCGTGTCGATCGTTCTGATGGCGGCGTTCGCACCGATCCTCGCGACCCACGATCCGACCGAGACCGGGTATTTCGACGAGCAGGGTGCGGAGTATCCGCCGCTTGGTCACAGCTACGATACTCAAATCGCACAGGAGGGTGAAATCACCGACGTGACCGTCGAATCGACCAGAGAACACGTATTCGGCACGAACAACGTCGGCCAGGACGTCTACTCCCGGTTCGTCTACGGCGCCCGGGTTTCGATGCTGGTGGGCATCACCGCGACGATCATGGCGCTGTTTATCGGCGTACCGATCGGACTGGTCGCGGGCTACTACGGTGGACGCGTCGACGACGCACTGATGCGCGTCGCCGACATCATGCTCGCGTTTCCCGCGCTCGTGCTCGCACTGGCGCTCATCGGGGTATTCGGCGAATCCCCGATCCACGTTCCCGATCCGATCGTGATGGCAGGACTCGCGGAGGGAATGCCCGAGACCATACCGATCCCCGGAACCGTCACGATCGTCTCCGCGCTGGTGATCTGGGTGTGGTTCGCCCGCGTCGCCCGCGGGGAGGCGCTGTCGCTTCGCAACCAGGAGTACGTCAAGGCGGCCCGGAGTTTCGGGACGAGTCACCGGGAGATCCTGCGGAGACACATCCTCCCGAACAGCCTCACGCCGATCATCGTGCTTGCGACCATCCAGGTGGCGGTGATCGTCTTGCTCGAGGCGTCGCTCGCGTATCTGGGGTTCTCGGGGACGACCCTCTCGTGGGGGTACGAGATAGAACGGGGACAGGACGTTCTCCGTACCAGACCCTGGGTTTCGATATTTCCGGGGGTCGGTATCATGCTCGCGATCATCAGCGTGAACCTGCTGGGCGACTGGTTCCGCGACGCGCTCGATCCGAACATCGAAGGCAGCGAACGAGGTGCCTGA
- a CDS encoding ABC transporter permease, giving the protein MSLGKFLVRRLLQGVFVIWGVVTIMFGLRAVSPGDPANLMLAEGATQELVEQVRREEGLDEPIYVQYFDYLQGLVTGDFGYSWQSNREVEMMVIERVPATVELAVAATVVAIVIAIPLGVISATRRNQPSDYGATLFSLLGISTPNFWLGLMLILVFGVWFGIPYPTFGTSSISVLGVNLPYPSSIWYGMVEFPTGRRGPSFADAVLAVVLTGSLTELGAWLKYITLPALTLGTYFTALITRLTRSGMVDELGKPYVTATEAKGLPLVLIRYKHVLRNTMIPIITVLGLQMGTLLGGAVITETVFNWPGLGLRLIDAIDMRDWPLMQGIVVFIAVAFVTINILVDALYAYLDPQVIEE; this is encoded by the coding sequence ATGTCGCTCGGTAAGTTCCTGGTTCGCCGACTCCTCCAGGGAGTGTTCGTCATCTGGGGGGTCGTAACGATCATGTTCGGCCTTCGGGCAGTCTCGCCGGGTGATCCCGCGAACCTGATGCTCGCTGAGGGGGCGACCCAGGAACTCGTCGAGCAAGTGAGACGAGAGGAGGGACTCGACGAACCGATCTACGTCCAGTATTTCGACTACCTCCAGGGGCTCGTCACCGGCGACTTCGGCTACTCCTGGCAGTCGAATCGCGAGGTCGAGATGATGGTGATAGAGCGGGTGCCGGCGACGGTCGAACTCGCGGTCGCCGCGACCGTCGTCGCGATCGTCATCGCGATCCCGCTGGGGGTCATCTCGGCGACCCGTCGAAACCAGCCGTCGGACTACGGAGCGACGCTGTTTTCGCTACTCGGGATCAGTACGCCGAACTTCTGGCTCGGACTCATGTTGATCCTCGTGTTTGGGGTCTGGTTCGGCATTCCGTATCCGACGTTCGGGACGTCGTCGATTTCGGTTCTCGGTGTCAACCTTCCGTATCCGTCCTCGATCTGGTACGGAATGGTCGAGTTCCCCACTGGCAGGCGAGGCCCGAGCTTCGCGGACGCCGTTCTGGCGGTGGTCCTGACCGGATCACTCACCGAGCTGGGTGCGTGGTTGAAGTACATTACCCTCCCGGCACTCACGCTCGGAACCTACTTCACGGCGCTCATCACCCGACTCACCCGCAGCGGTATGGTCGACGAACTCGGCAAGCCGTACGTCACCGCGACGGAGGCGAAGGGGCTTCCGCTGGTGTTGATCCGGTACAAACACGTGCTGCGCAACACGATGATCCCGATCATCACTGTCCTCGGCCTCCAGATGGGGACGCTTCTCGGCGGGGCAGTTATCACCGAAACCGTGTTCAACTGGCCGGGGCTCGGGCTGCGGCTCATCGACGCGATCGACATGCGCGACTGGCCGCTCATGCAGGGGATTGTCGTGTTCATCGCCGTCGCGTTCGTGACGATCAACATCCTCGTCGACGCGCTGTATGCATATCTCGACCCACAGGTGATCGAAGAATGA